A single Bifidobacterium asteroides DNA region contains:
- a CDS encoding Jag family protein, which produces MSQSLDQGKTIEQLNEEADVAADYLEGLLDIVDYEGDIEMGVRNHRPTVQIVADDDTDIKHLIGKDGEVVDALQQLTRLAVQQKIGERSHLIVDVDGFLRRKREHLREQALDVIDEVRETGDPVNMKPMNSFERKIVHDMVREEGLKSRSHGEEPHRYVTVYLKAKSEDEDLPDDVEDEPVGYDAPLDSDETDQTDDSADYAADDDPAGADRE; this is translated from the coding sequence ATGTCTCAGTCTCTGGATCAGGGAAAGACCATCGAGCAACTCAATGAGGAGGCGGATGTCGCCGCCGACTATCTGGAGGGGTTGCTGGACATCGTCGACTACGAGGGCGATATCGAGATGGGGGTGCGCAACCACCGTCCGACCGTGCAGATTGTGGCTGACGACGACACGGATATCAAGCATCTGATCGGCAAGGATGGCGAGGTGGTGGATGCCCTGCAACAGCTGACGCGGCTGGCCGTGCAGCAGAAGATAGGGGAGCGCTCCCATCTGATCGTGGATGTGGACGGCTTCCTGCGGCGCAAGCGCGAGCATCTTCGCGAGCAGGCCCTGGATGTGATCGACGAGGTCCGTGAGACCGGCGATCCCGTCAATATGAAGCCCATGAACTCCTTCGAGCGCAAAATCGTCCATGACATGGTCCGAGAGGAGGGGCTGAAGTCACGCTCCCACGGTGAGGAGCCCCACCGGTACGTCACCGTCTACCTGAAGGCCAAGAGCGAAGACGAGGACCTGCCTGACGATGTTGAGGACGAACCAGTCGGGTATGATGCCCCGCTGGACTCGGATGAAACCGACCAGACCGATGATTCGGCTGACTACGCGGCTGATGACGATCCTGCTGGCGCGGACAGAGAGTGA
- a CDS encoding 16S rRNA (guanine(527)-N(7))-methyltransferase RsmG, with protein MAVVDDELNDSPLLRQVLGDALAPMQRFHDKLLGEGVERGIIGPRDEDIIWERHILNSAAIVPFVRERLTTDGQTATVADIGSGGGFPGIVLAACLPQCSVVLVEPMERRVLWLREVIDELHLVNASVLRKRAEDLAPQSSHASNRHKKRASQGHRHGRRRSEEGSNSVSGHGSSTLVTTRNGDSQQTVNGPESSAAMGGESLARVGSTPSVPETFDVVTCRAVAPMTKLAGWTLPLLRSGGQLIALKGRSAQNELDKAAKEIKKYHGVNPRVSQAPVAPGLEETHVVLVDKR; from the coding sequence ATGGCTGTTGTGGATGATGAACTGAACGATAGTCCCCTCTTGAGGCAGGTGCTCGGCGATGCTTTGGCACCCATGCAGCGTTTTCACGACAAGCTCTTAGGTGAGGGTGTGGAGAGGGGCATCATCGGCCCTCGCGATGAAGACATTATTTGGGAACGGCACATACTCAATTCAGCTGCCATTGTGCCTTTTGTGCGAGAACGATTGACTACTGATGGTCAGACAGCAACGGTGGCAGATATAGGTTCTGGTGGGGGCTTTCCGGGCATTGTGCTAGCTGCGTGTCTTCCGCAGTGCAGTGTTGTGCTTGTCGAGCCAATGGAGCGGCGTGTGCTCTGGTTGCGGGAAGTCATTGATGAGTTGCACCTGGTTAATGCCTCAGTGCTTCGCAAACGTGCAGAGGATCTGGCCCCGCAATCCTCTCACGCATCGAATCGGCACAAGAAAAGAGCTTCACAAGGCCACCGTCATGGTCGTCGCCGAAGCGAGGAAGGGTCCAATTCTGTTTCTGGCCATGGTTCTTCAACTTTGGTCACCACCAGGAATGGTGATAGTCAGCAAACCGTGAATGGTCCTGAATCATCGGCAGCGATGGGCGGAGAAAGTCTGGCAAGGGTAGGTTCCACGCCTTCAGTCCCTGAGACTTTTGATGTCGTGACCTGCCGGGCTGTAGCACCTATGACAAAGCTCGCTGGGTGGACCCTACCTCTCTTGAGGTCAGGGGGTCAGCTTATTGCCCTTAAAGGCCGTTCGGCGCAAAATGAGCTTGATAAAGCTGCTAAAGAGATAAAAAAATATCATGGAGTGAATCCACGGGTCAGCCAGGCTCCAGTTGCACCTGGTCTTGAAGA